One genomic segment of Agromyces intestinalis includes these proteins:
- a CDS encoding PadR family transcriptional regulator: protein MRIGKDLVAAAATPVVLGILAEGDSYGYAILQRITELSDGELQWSDGMLYPLLHRLERLGHVDSEWKQSDAGRPRKHYRLSAQGAAALADQRRQWAVVGEVLGKVWDGRDPGARFALGGA, encoded by the coding sequence ATGCGCATCGGCAAAGACCTGGTCGCGGCCGCCGCGACGCCCGTCGTTCTCGGCATCCTGGCCGAGGGCGACTCCTACGGCTACGCGATCCTGCAGCGCATCACCGAGCTGTCCGACGGCGAGCTGCAGTGGAGCGACGGCATGCTCTACCCGCTGCTGCACCGCCTCGAGCGCCTCGGCCACGTCGACAGCGAGTGGAAGCAGTCCGACGCCGGTCGCCCGCGCAAGCACTACCGCCTGAGTGCGCAGGGCGCCGCCGCCCTCGCCGACCAGCGTCGGCAGTGGGCGGTCGTGGGCGAGGTGCTCGGCAAGGTGTGGGACGGCCGCGACCCGGGCGCGCGCTTCGCCCTGGGGGGTGCGTGA
- a CDS encoding M20/M25/M40 family metallo-hydrolase encodes MTDTSDLAARAAALMPEVIERLEALVRIPSVAFPGFDPAPVHEMGQAVVDLFTAAGATDVALLDVPDGYPCVYADLPGPEGSPTVLLYAHYDVQPAPKEQGWTSEPFEPVTKDDGRIYGRGAADDKSGLVMHYGTLKLLGPDRPCRIKLLVEGEEETISHLEAFVEANPERFAADAYVIGDIGPQEVGKPGLTTALRGDVACTVTVRTLANPVHSGLFGGAAPDALTAMIRILDTLHDEHGDTVFPGVDGVGASWPGAEMDEQVYRDGSAILPGVEFLGTGSLSDRLWAKPSVTVLGMDVPNTQEASNVLLPQVTAKLSMRIVPGSDGEGQLEALMTHLRSQRPWNVEVEVERVKVGHAFAVDESHPAIVAAEGALEEAYGAPVELIGSGASIPLVASLQKVSPGAAIILWGAEDTAKARIHASDESVDPKEIERMIVAQTRFIQKLAAR; translated from the coding sequence ATGACCGACACCTCCGACCTCGCCGCGCGGGCGGCCGCGCTCATGCCCGAGGTGATCGAGCGCCTCGAGGCGCTCGTGCGCATCCCGTCGGTCGCGTTCCCGGGGTTCGACCCCGCGCCCGTGCACGAGATGGGGCAGGCCGTCGTCGACCTGTTCACCGCGGCCGGCGCGACCGACGTCGCGCTGCTCGACGTGCCCGACGGCTACCCGTGCGTCTACGCCGACCTGCCCGGGCCCGAGGGGTCGCCGACCGTGCTGCTCTACGCGCACTACGACGTGCAGCCGGCGCCGAAGGAGCAGGGCTGGACGAGCGAGCCGTTCGAACCCGTCACCAAGGACGACGGACGCATCTACGGTCGCGGCGCGGCCGACGACAAGTCGGGCCTCGTCATGCACTACGGCACGCTGAAGCTGCTCGGACCCGACCGACCCTGCCGCATCAAACTGCTCGTGGAGGGCGAGGAGGAGACGATCTCTCACCTCGAGGCGTTCGTCGAGGCCAACCCCGAACGGTTCGCCGCCGACGCGTACGTGATCGGCGACATCGGCCCGCAAGAGGTCGGCAAGCCGGGCCTCACGACCGCGCTGCGCGGCGACGTCGCGTGCACGGTCACGGTGCGCACGCTCGCGAACCCCGTGCACTCGGGTCTGTTCGGCGGTGCGGCGCCCGACGCGCTCACCGCCATGATCCGCATCCTCGACACGCTGCACGACGAGCACGGCGACACCGTGTTCCCCGGCGTCGACGGGGTCGGGGCGTCGTGGCCCGGCGCCGAGATGGACGAGCAGGTCTACCGCGACGGGTCGGCCATCCTGCCCGGCGTCGAATTCCTCGGCACGGGCTCGCTCAGCGACCGGCTGTGGGCCAAACCCAGCGTGACCGTGCTCGGCATGGACGTGCCGAACACGCAGGAGGCCTCGAACGTGCTGCTGCCGCAGGTCACCGCGAAGCTGTCGATGCGCATCGTGCCCGGCAGCGACGGCGAGGGCCAGCTCGAGGCGCTGATGACCCACCTGCGCTCGCAGCGGCCGTGGAACGTCGAGGTCGAGGTCGAACGGGTCAAGGTCGGCCACGCGTTCGCGGTCGACGAGTCGCACCCCGCGATCGTCGCCGCCGAGGGTGCGCTCGAGGAGGCGTACGGCGCGCCGGTCGAGCTCATCGGCAGCGGCGCGTCGATTCCGCTCGTGGCGTCGCTGCAGAAGGTGTCGCCCGGAGCCGCGATCATCCTGTGGGGTGCGGAGGACACCGCGAAGGCGCGCATCCACGCGTCCGACGAGTCGGTCGACCCGAAGGAGATCGAGCGCATGATCGTCGCGCAGACGCGGTTCATCCAGAAGCTCGCCGCGCGCTGA